GCCCGTGCAGTCCTTCCAGTTCACGAAGGTCGCCTTCTTGCGGATGGTGATCTGGAAGTTGCCAACGTACCCGCCGACAGCTTCGATCTCGGAGCAGGCGTAAAGTGTGATGTTGGGATGCTGGGCGATGTCGACCATCTTCGGGCCCAGAACGCAGGATGAGCAGTCCACCGTGGGGAAGGTCTTGTCCAGCTTGGCCATCTTGCCGCCGATGGTCTGCTCGCGCTCGACCATGATGACTTCCTGCCCGCCGTCCGCGCAATCGAGCGCCGCCTGGATGCCGGCCACGCCGCCGCCGATGACCAGCACGCGCTTGACCGTCTCGAAGCGTTTGGGGATCAGCGGCTTGTCGCGGCGCAGCTTTTCCACGGCCATGCGCACCAGCTCGGCGGCCTTGCCCGTGTTCAGATCCTTTGATTTGCCGATCCAGGAGACATGCTCGCGGATGTTGGCCATTTCAAACATGTAGCGGTTGAGTCCCGCGCGCTCCACTGTCCGGCGGAAAGTGGGTTCGTGCATGCGCGGGGTACAGGAGGCCACGACCACGCCGTCGAGATTCTTGTCCTTGATGGCCTGGATGATGGCGTCCTGCCCGGGCTCGGAACAAGCATACATCGTATCCGTGGAAAAAACCACGTCCGGGTAGGTCAGGGCCGTGGCCGCAACGGACGGACAGTCCACGGTTCCGGCAATATTGCTGCCGCAATGGCAGATAAAAACACCAATTCGCATTGCGTCCTCCCTACCTGGCCTGCGCCGGTTGTTTGATCTTGCCCAGGGCGAGTCTCGGATCGACACAGAGCTTTTCAAAGCCAAGCTGCGCGCGGTCCAGTCCCAGAGCATAGCCAAGGAGTTGGGTATAATAGAAAACCGGGATCTTGAATTTCTCGTGCAGGGCGTGATTGATCTGTCCCTGCCGCAGGTCCAGATTCATCTGGCACAGCGGACAGGCGGTCACGAAGGCGTCGGCGCCCACATCACGCCCGGCGTCCAGCAGCTTGCCCGAAAGCCGGGTCACGATGTCGTTGCGCGGTATGCCGTAAGACGCACCGCAGCACTCGACCTTGAGTGCAAAAGGCACGACTTCGGCGCCAAGCGCGGCCATAAGGTTGTCCATGGCCATGGGATTTTCGTGGTGGTCGAAACGCATCAGCTCCGGGGGCCGGTTCATGATGCATCCATAATAACAGGCGATCTTGATTCCGGTCAGAGGCTTGACCACCTTGGACTTGATCAGCTCAATGTCCACATTCTCGGTCAGCACCTGCAACACGGACTGCGCGTCCACGTTACCGTTGCAGGGCACGTCGAGGAGCGCATTGGCCTTGGTCCGAAACGCGGGATCTTCCATCTTGTGGGCGGCGGTGCGCAGATTGGTCAGACAGCTGGGACAGGGCGTTGTCACCCGATCCATGCCCATGACCTCGACCTGGGCCAGGTTGCGGGCGGACAGGGCCGCGGACAGGACATGATTCACGGTATGCGCGGGAGTGGATCCGCAGCAGCTCCAGTCCGGGATATCCACCAGCTCCACGTCCAGGGCCTTGCAGACCGCTCGGGTGGAGTTGTCGTATTCCAGGGATGTGCCCTGACCGGAACAGCCCGGATAATACGCGATTTTAAACATTGTCGCCTCCTTTGCGGAACCGCTCGAAAATGCGGGCCACCTGTTCGCGCCCCTGGATCTGGTGCGGTTTGAACGGCAGCTTGCCGCGCATGAGAGCCTGCGGAGCCAGATCGACATCGGTGAATACGCGGCCGGAGCGAGTCATGTAAGCGGCCATGAGACCCAGCTCATAGGCGCGGCCATGGCGCTCGACCGAGGCCAGAAACGAATCGGCGAAAATCTTCACGGAGCGTTCCGTGGCGTACCCGGCTTCCCGGGCCATGTGCCGACAGACATCCATGACCAGCGCGACATCGATCTTGTTCGGACAACGCGTGGTACAGGATTGACAGGAGCCGCACAGCCATAATGAACGGCTTTTCAGCACTGCTTCCTTTTGCCCGGCCTGGATCAGACGCATGATCTGACTGACCGAATAATCGTAGGCAAACGTGTACGGACACCCGGCCGTACAGTTGCCGCACTGGTAGCAGTTCCTGATTTTCTGATGGCTGCGGGCTTCGACCTCGGCGACAAACTCAAGGTCGGCAGTGGCAAGATCAAAGATTTGCATGGACATACCCAACTTGCGGTAAAGAACGGCGAACCGTCCGGTTGACATGAATCCAGTCCCCAAAAAAACCAACACGCTCAATGAACCTTTTTGACACACCGCCCGAACGGGCGGGTGACCCAAATTGATACAACGCATCTGCTGAAAGTGTGTGTTTCCGGGACATGGAGTTTCTTTTAAGCAGATTTAGTGCCATAGTACTTGGTCCCAAGAATTGTCCAGTCCCCGAACCGGGACGGGACGATCCCGAAACCGCGTCCAGGCAGCGCCAGCCTGACGGACAAAGACCAATCGGCCAGTCGTCGTAATTAACGTTCTGATAAAAACAACCGCAGAGAATGCGCCATTTTTTGCGCATTCTCTGCGGATAGTCCGCATCAGGAGGATTACAGCCTGGAATCAATATCCGAAGAATGAAGGAAGCCAGAGAATCGTTTGCGGGAAAATGACCATAAGCATGATGGCTACGAGGCTGACCGCAATGAACGGGAGCGATTTTACCGATATCTCCTCCAGCGACACTTGGGCGATGCCGGATGAAATGAATATATTCTCCCCGAGTGGCGGCGTCGAAAAGCCCAGGGACAGGCAACAGATGAGAATGATGCCAAAATGAATGGGATCGACCCCAAGGGCCACCATGACGGGAAGCAGTACGGGAGTGACGATCATGATGATTGCCAAGGTCTCCATGAACATTCCTATGAACACCAGGAACATCACGACGAGAATCCAGATTATGGTCAAATTTGTCGTGAAGTTCAACAAACCTTCGGCAATCATATCCGGAATCCTGTACTGAACAAGGATTCTTCCAAATGCATACGCTGTAAACATGATGATAAGAACTCGCCCGGTCAGCCATGACGTCGTCTCAAGCGACTTGGCGATTCCTTTTAAAGTAATTTCTTTGTAAACAAATATTCCAACAAAAAGTGTATAAAAAATTGCTACAATAGCTGCTTCTGTTGGAGTGAATACACCAGAATATATACCACCAAGTATTACAACTGGAGCCAAAATCGCTAGAAATCCTTCTTTTACCGTATTAATCAACTTTTTGTAATTAAATTCTTCATCACTCAATCCGATATGCTTTGCCTTGCAAATCAGATAATGCATGAGAACCATCACGGAAGCAATGATCAGACCTGGAAAAACGCCGGCGATAAACATCTTTGTTATCGATTGCTGGGCGGTTACGCCATAGATTACCATCGGAATACTCGGAGGAATGATGATTCCCAGACCTCCTGATGTACCGGTAGCTGCGGCAGCATAACCCCGATCGTATCCTTTTTTGATCATGGCCGGGATCATGAGCATGCCGACGGCAGCGGTCGTGGCCGGACCAGAACCCGAAATCGCACCGAAAAAAACGCAGGCCAAGGTTGTCGTGATCGCGAGCCCTCCGGTGACCCTTCCAATCATTGCCTCCGCGATACGCACCAGACGTCTGGAAATTCCGGCACATTCCATCAAGGCACCGGCCAAAACGAATGCGGGAAGAGCCATAATCGGAAAGGAGTTGACTGAACTGAATGCGATCTGGACCAAACTCGAAAGATCCTGACCGTCCAGGAGAAAAGTGATCATCGCCGCGGCACCCAAAGCAAGGGCTATCGGTCCCCCCATTAAAAGCAGAATTCCAAAACTTAAAAATAATATTGTAGCTTCAGACATTGATTTTCTCCGTTACGGCCGGTTTTGATCAACTACTCAGTCAACTGTTTAAATTCGTCTGGATCGACCTGATCAACATCTTTTATATCTTCTTTAAGTATATACTTGATATAATTTACCTGTACTATTCTCAAAGACATAAGGGTAAAGCTTATAGTGAATATGTAATAAACATATGCCATTGACCACCCAAGTGCTGGAGAATAATATGAAAACTCCTTCATGCTTTCAATAACTT
This is a stretch of genomic DNA from Deltaproteobacteria bacterium HGW-Deltaproteobacteria-18. It encodes these proteins:
- a CDS encoding heterodisulfide reductase subunit B, which encodes MFKIAYYPGCSGQGTSLEYDNSTRAVCKALDVELVDIPDWSCCGSTPAHTVNHVLSAALSARNLAQVEVMGMDRVTTPCPSCLTNLRTAAHKMEDPAFRTKANALLDVPCNGNVDAQSVLQVLTENVDIELIKSKVVKPLTGIKIACYYGCIMNRPPELMRFDHHENPMAMDNLMAALGAEVVPFALKVECCGASYGIPRNDIVTRLSGKLLDAGRDVGADAFVTACPLCQMNLDLRQGQINHALHEKFKIPVFYYTQLLGYALGLDRAQLGFEKLCVDPRLALGKIKQPAQAR
- a CDS encoding heterodisulfide reductase subunit C; the protein is MSTGRFAVLYRKLGMSMQIFDLATADLEFVAEVEARSHQKIRNCYQCGNCTAGCPYTFAYDYSVSQIMRLIQAGQKEAVLKSRSLWLCGSCQSCTTRCPNKIDVALVMDVCRHMAREAGYATERSVKIFADSFLASVERHGRAYELGLMAAYMTRSGRVFTDVDLAPQALMRGKLPFKPHQIQGREQVARIFERFRKGGDNV
- a CDS encoding C4-dicarboxylate ABC transporter permease codes for the protein MSEATILFLSFGILLLMGGPIALALGAAAMITFLLDGQDLSSLVQIAFSSVNSFPIMALPAFVLAGALMECAGISRRLVRIAEAMIGRVTGGLAITTTLACVFFGAISGSGPATTAAVGMLMIPAMIKKGYDRGYAAAATGTSGGLGIIIPPSIPMVIYGVTAQQSITKMFIAGVFPGLIIASVMVLMHYLICKAKHIGLSDEEFNYKKLINTVKEGFLAILAPVVILGGIYSGVFTPTEAAIVAIFYTLFVGIFVYKEITLKGIAKSLETTSWLTGRVLIIMFTAYAFGRILVQYRIPDMIAEGLLNFTTNLTIIWILVVMFLVFIGMFMETLAIIMIVTPVLLPVMVALGVDPIHFGIILICCLSLGFSTPPLGENIFISSGIAQVSLEEISVKSLPFIAVSLVAIMLMVIFPQTILWLPSFFGY